A region of Mesoplodon densirostris isolate mMesDen1 chromosome 11, mMesDen1 primary haplotype, whole genome shotgun sequence DNA encodes the following proteins:
- the NANOG gene encoding homeobox protein NANOG isoform X2 has product MSVDPAYPQSLCGPEASNSRESSPMPEIYGPEENYVSLHMSSAETHDMETVSPLPSFSMDLLIQDSPDSSTSPRGKLLATAADKSKEKKEEKVLVKKQKTRTVFSQTQLCVLNDRFQRQKYLSLQQMQELSNILNLSYKQVKTWFQNQRMKCKRWQKNNWLRNSNTVTQGPATTEYPGFYSYHQECLENSSGNLPMWSNQTSNNPTWSNQSWNSHQSWSNQSWNSQTWCPQAWNNQTWNNQFNNHVEEFLQPQIQFQENSPVSDLEATLETAGESYNTIQQTAKYFNSQQQIMDLFPNNSLNIQPEDL; this is encoded by the exons ATGAGTGTGGACCCAGCTTATCCCCAAAGCCTGTGTGGCCCCGAAGCATCCAATTCTAGGGAATCTTCACCAATGCCTGAGATTTATGGGCCTGAAGAAAATTATGTGTCCTTGCACATGTCATCTGCTGAGACCCACGACATGGAGACTG tctctcctcttccttccttctccatgGATCTGCTTATTCAGGACAGTCCTGATTCTTCCACAAGCCCCAGAGGAAAACTACTGGCCACGGCCGCAGACAAGagcaaagagaagaaggaagagaaggtccTGGTCAAGAAGCAGAAGACCAGAACCGTGTTCTCTCAGACGCAGCTGTGTGTGCTCAATGACAGATTTCAGAGGCAGAAATACCTCAGCCTCCAGCAAATGCAAGAACTTTCCAACATCCTGAACCTTAGCTACAAACAG GTTAAGACCTGGTTCCAGAACCAGAGAATGAAATGTAAGAGGTGGCAGAAAAACAACTGGCTGAGGAATAGCAACACTGTGACTCAG GGCCCAGCAACTACAGAATACCCGGGCTTCTATTCCTACCACCAAGAATGCCTGGAGAACTCTTCCGGAAACCTGCCCATGTGGAGTAACCAGACCTCGAATAACCCAACTTGGAGCAACCAGAGCTGGAACAGTCA TCAGTCCTGGAGCAACCAGAGCTGGAACAGTCAGACCTGGTGCCCCCAAGCCTGGAATAACCAGACTTGGAACAATCAATTCAACAACCATGTTGAGGAATTCCTGCAGCCCCAGATCCAGTTCCAGGAAAATTCTCCTGTCAGTGATTTGGAGGCCACCTTGGAAACTGCTGGGGAAAGCTATAACACAATACAGCAAACTGCTAAGTATTTCAATTCCCAACAGCAAATCATGGATTTATTCCCCAATAACTCTCTGAACATACAGCCTGAAGATTTGTAA
- the NANOG gene encoding homeobox protein NANOG isoform X1: MSVDPAYPQSLCGPEASNSRESSPMPEIYGPEENYVSLHMSSAETHDMETVSPLPSFSMDLLIQDSPDSSTSPRGKLLATAADKSKEKKEEKVLVKKQKTRTVFSQTQLCVLNDRFQRQKYLSLQQMQELSNILNLSYKQVKTWFQNQRMKCKRWQKNNWLRNSNTVTQGPATTEYPGFYSYHQECLENSSGNLPIQTWSNQSWNSQSWSNQSWNSQSWSNQSWNSQTWCPQAWNNQTWNNQFNNHVEEFLQPQIQFQENSPVSDLEATLETAGESYNTIQQTAKYFNSQQQIMDLFPNNSLNIQPEDL; encoded by the exons ATGAGTGTGGACCCAGCTTATCCCCAAAGCCTGTGTGGCCCCGAAGCATCCAATTCTAGGGAATCTTCACCAATGCCTGAGATTTATGGGCCTGAAGAAAATTATGTGTCCTTGCACATGTCATCTGCTGAGACCCACGACATGGAGACTG tctctcctcttccttccttctccatgGATCTGCTTATTCAGGACAGTCCTGATTCTTCCACAAGCCCCAGAGGAAAACTACTGGCCACGGCCGCAGACAAGagcaaagagaagaaggaagagaaggtccTGGTCAAGAAGCAGAAGACCAGAACCGTGTTCTCTCAGACGCAGCTGTGTGTGCTCAATGACAGATTTCAGAGGCAGAAATACCTCAGCCTCCAGCAAATGCAAGAACTTTCCAACATCCTGAACCTTAGCTACAAACAG GTTAAGACCTGGTTCCAGAACCAGAGAATGAAATGTAAGAGGTGGCAGAAAAACAACTGGCTGAGGAATAGCAACACTGTGACTCAG GGCCCAGCAACTACAGAATACCCGGGCTTCTATTCCTACCACCAAGAATGCCTGGAGAACTCTTCCGGAAACCTGCCCAT TCAGACCTGGAGCAACCAGAGCTGGAACAGTCAGTCCTGGAGCAACCAGAGCTGGAACAGTCAGTCCTGGAGCAACCAGAGCTGGAACAGTCAGACCTGGTGCCCCCAAGCCTGGAATAACCAGACTTGGAACAATCAATTCAACAACCATGTTGAGGAATTCCTGCAGCCCCAGATCCAGTTCCAGGAAAATTCTCCTGTCAGTGATTTGGAGGCCACCTTGGAAACTGCTGGGGAAAGCTATAACACAATACAGCAAACTGCTAAGTATTTCAATTCCCAACAGCAAATCATGGATTTATTCCCCAATAACTCTCTGAACATACAGCCTGAAGATTTGTAA